The nucleotide sequence CAATATAGGAGCCATATCGCAGCACTGACCAAACAGATGAACTGCCACAATTGCCCTGGTCCTCGAAGAAAAAGCCTGTTCTATCGTCGCAGGAGTAACAGTAAAAGTATCCTGATCCACATCTGCCCAAACAGGAGTAAGTCCGAGTAATGCTATAACCTCGGCTGCAGCCACATAAGTAAAAGCAGGCACAATCACTTCATCGCCTTGCTTTAATTCAAGAGCCATCAGGGCAATTTGCAATGCATCCGTACCATTGCCGCAAGGAATTAGATAATTAACATCCAGATAATCGGCCAGCTTCCGTGCGAATTCATTCACACGCGGACCATTAATGAACACACCCTGCGCTACAGTGCCCAGCAACGCCTCATCAATTTCTTCTTTGAACCTATGATACTGCCGTTGCAAATCCACCATTTGAATCTTTTCCGGAAGCTTGTATTCTGTTTTTCCCATCTGATAAATCGTGTGTAACATTCATAAAAACACGAAAATACCTGATTTATTATGCAAACGGGAAATTTTCTTTCCAACATGCTTAACATAGATTAAAAGCACCCGTTAAGTATCATGTTCATAGATTATTTATCTATATTTGGAAAGAGAATCACATGCTTTATAGTAACGATACTAACAGATAAGATATGAAACTAGGGATTATTCTGGAAACAAAAGAAGCCGAAAAGGCTTGGAACGCATTCCGATTTGCTGTAACAGCTCAAAAGCAGGGCAATGAAGTGAAAGTGTTTTTAATGGGCGAAGCAGTTGAATGCGAAAGCATCACTGAGGGAAAGTACAATGTGAACGAACAGCTAAATAAATTCGTAGCGGTAAACGGATCCATTCTTGCATGTGGCACCTGCCTGAAGTCGAGACAACTTGAAAGTACCGAGGCATGCCCTATGTCCACCATGATTGATTGCGTGGAAATGGTTCAATGGGCTGATAAGGTGGTAACCTTTTAAGATGAATCGGACTTTTACTTTACCCCATGCCCGCCATGATTAATTGCAACAACAAACGAATAATTCTTTAATTGGGAATAACATCCGGCAAAAATAAATATCTTTGCTGCTCATTAAATGCGTACCTGTGAGAAAAAAGATACTTTTCATATCAAAGGTTTTGCTGATACTTCTTTTTGTAAGTTATTACGGAGCAGTAACGGCATTTATGCACACGCATTATTCTCCTGAATATGGAATAATAACTCACTCCCATCCCTTTTCGGGCGAGCATAGCCATACACAGACTCAGTATGAAACAATATACAGCCTTTCAAATTTCTTATCATCGCCCCAGGTGGCATTCTTTTCTGCATGTATAAGCATTCTTATTGGCATTATTTTTCTTATTAAGAGCTATGTTTTACCACGACTTTTTTATGCGTTTCACTCTTTACGTGCCCCACCATCTTTTGCTTAAATACAACTAGATTTTAGACTTATTGGTCTAAAGACAAAATTAGATTAGTATATTAAAGCAATATTCGATGAAACATACAATTATACTGCTGCTTCTTATAGCAGCTGTGTCTTCCTGTAACAATAAACAGGAAGATAAAATCAGCCATGATCTGATAGTCAGCGGAGATACAATTATTGTATCCGACCATTCCCCCCTAAGTGAAAAATTAAAAACCGGAAGAGTCAAAGAAGAACCTTACCAAATGGAGTTTACCACATCATGCGCGGTAAAAGCCATCCCAACAAATTACGCTGAAATAGCTTCACCATTTGCAGGACGAATTACCAAATCGTTTGTAAGATTAGGACAAAAAGTAGTTCCCGGAAGTCCTGTTTTCGAGATCAGTTCGCCCTCTTTTTTTGAAACCGGAAAGACTTACTATCAAGCTAAGCAGGAAATGGAACTGGCCCTTAAAAGTCTGAAGCGCGAACAGGATTTATTACAAAACCGGGTAGGTGTCCAAAAAGAAAAGGAAGAAGCAGAAGTAAACTATGAGTTAAAGAAAAAAGACTATGAAAATGCGCTTGCTTCTTTAAAAGTATACCAGATAAATCCCGATGAGCTTGTATTAGGAAAACCCCTCATAATTCGGTCTCCTATAGCCGGAGAGGTTGTAAAAAACAACGTAGTTTTAGGACAATACATGAAGGAAGATGCAGAGCCCGAAGCTGTAATTGCAAACCTGAGTAAAGTGTGGGTAGTGGCTAATGTTAAGGAGAAAGATCTAGGTTTGATTCAGAACCTGAAAGAGGTTGAAGTCAGGTTGATTGCCATGCCCGACAAGGTTATAAAGGGAAAGATTTACCATATAAGTGAGATGCTGGACGAAGAGACCCGTTCGATTGAGGTTCTGATTGAATGCGAAAACAATGAACGGATCATGAAACCAGGCATGTACGGGACTGTCAAACTCGCGGATTCGCCTACGAATGCAATATTTGTCCCTACAGCGGCCATTCTGCAGGACGAAGACAATAGCTATGTATTCATTTCTCTTGGAGTAAACAAATACGAGAAACGTAAAGTAATTACGGCTACTTCTGCCAACGGAAAAACGGTTGTGCTGTCTGGTTTATCCTCAGGCGAAAATATCGTAACCTCCGGGGCATTCTATTTAATCGGAGCCCGCTGATACTATGAAGAAACTTATTTATATTGCGATACATCGGCGAGGCCTGATGTTCGTGTTATTTAGCTTTATAGCAGCAGTAGGATATTATTCGTGGACACAGCTGGCAATTGATGCTTACCCCGATATTGCCGATGTTACCGTACAGGTTGTTACACAAGTTCCCGGACTTGCTGCCGAAGAAATTGAACAACAGATAAGTGTTCCCATCGAACGGGCTATGAACGGATTACCGGGCCTAAATGTGATGCGTAGCAAAAACACATTTGGTCTTTCTACAGTTATCCTTGTTTTCGAGGACGGGATCGACGATTATTGGGCACGACAGCGTGTGCAGGAACGTCTGTCTGATGTTGAACTTCCATATAATGCAGCCCCGGGATTAAATCCGCTGACTTCCCCTACCGGCGAAATATTCCGGTATATTCTGGAAAGTAAAAATCACGATCTGCGCGAACTTACCGATCTGCATAAATGGGTAATCATTCCCCGGCTTAAGCAGGTTACAGGTGTTGCCGATGTAAGCAACTACGGTGGTATAACAACCCAATACCAGATTGAGATTGATCCCCGTAAGATGGAAGAGTATGGTATAACCCTGGCTGATATCACCGAAAAGATAGAAAAGAATAATATAAATGCCGGGGGAAGTATGCTTACCCACGGAGACCTGAGCTATGTAATCAGAGGTATCGGGCTCGTAAAGGACCTTGACGGTTTAGGACAAATTGTTGTTAAGTCGGAAAACGGAGTGCCGGTTTATTTAAGTGATATTGGTAAACTTAAATATGGAAATCTGGAAAGGAAGGGAGTGCTGGGGTTTGCCGACAGCCAGCGCGATTATTCGGACGGAGTGGAAGGTATTGTACAGATGCTACGAAACGAAAATCCTTCGAAAGTACTCGAAGATGTTCATAAGGCGGTGGATGAACTTAATAACGGAGGATTGCCCGAAGGAGTTACAATACACCCGTTTATGGACCGTACTGATCTGGTAAATACAACGCTTAATACCGTTTCCCATACGCTTTTCGAAGGAATGGTTTTGGTTATTCTGATTCTTATTCTATTTCTGGGAAGCTGGCGTGGAGCATTGCTGGTGGCACTTACGATCCCTCTTTCGTTGCTGATTGCCTTTTTACTTATGCACCTGACCAATATACCGGCCAATTTACTCTCGTTGGGGGCAATCGACTTTGGTATTATAGTTGACGGGGCCATTGTAATGATGGAAACGATCCTCAAGAAAAGAGAAAAAAGCCCGCTGCAACCGTTTGAAGAAGAATCTATAATGACCCGGGCGCTTGAAGTGGCCCGCCCCATTCTCTTTTCAACACTTATTATTATCACTGCCTATATTCCTTTGTTTGCTTTCGAGCACATCGAAAAAAAGCTATTTACTCCCATGGCTTATACCGTGGGGTATGCCTTACTGGGTGCTTTGGCTGTTGCTTTCTTTTTAATTCCCGGACTTGCTTTTATGGCGTACCGGAAACCAGGGAAAGTGTACAGAAACCGTTGGCTTGAGAAACTATCTTCTGTTTATAACGCGCAGACTATACGGATCATCAGTAAACCAAAAGTCATCCTGGCTCCTCTGGTTGTTATTTTGATGGCTGCCGGAGCATTGAGTTATACGGTAGGAAAAGATTTTCTTCCTCCTTTGGACGAAGGTTCTCTCTGGATTCAGGTGCAGCTCCCTCCGGGCATTTCCATCGATAAGTCGAAGGAAATGGGAGCCGAACTTCGCAAAACAATCATGAAGTTTAACGAAGTATCTTATGTAATGACCCAGGTAGGTCGGGACGACGAAGGGGCTGAAGCTTATTCGCTTTCTCATATTGAATGTGGTGTAGGGCTGAAGCCTTATAACACGTGGGAAAGTGGCAAAACGAAAGCCGATCTTATCGAGGAAATGTCTGCTACCTTGCAAAAAATGCCGGGCTATTCCATCGGTTTTTCTCAGCCAATAATTGATATGGTAATGGATCAGATTGCCGGAGCTCACAGCGATCTTGCGGTAAAGATATATGGCGACGACCAGAAGAATGCCCGCCAGATTGCCCAACAAATCGAACATGTACTGAAACGAATACCTGGAGCCGTTGATGTTGCCGTAGATCAGGAGCCTCCGCTGCCACAGTTACAGATTATTGCGGACCGCGACCGGATAGCTCAGTACGGGCTTAATATCTCGGATGTAACCGATCTGATTGAGCTGGCAATCGGAGGAACGGCTGTCTCCCAAATCTTTGTGGGAAGTAAATCGTACGATGTGATCTGCAGGTTTGACGAAGAAAGCCGGAACACGCCCGAACGCATTGGCGAACTAATGCTTACAAGCAGCACAGGCATAAAGATTCCTCTTTCGCAGGTGGCTCAGATCAAGATGACAACAGGGGCTAGTACTATAAACCGGGAAATGAATAAACGCCATCTCACCGTGCGGTTAAACCTAAGGGGTGTAGACTTAACCACTTTTTTACAAAAAGCGAATCGGGCCATAAGTAAAGAGGTAGTATATAATAAAGATCAAATACAGATTAAGTGGGCCGGACAGTTTGAGAACCAACATCGGGCCTATTCTCGCCTGGCTTTGGTAATTCCGCTGGCATTAGGTTTTATGTTGTTGCTGTTGTTTGCTGCCTTTGGTAGTTTCCGTCAGGCTTCTTTACTGATGTGTGTGGTACCTCTTGCCTTATTTGGTGGCATGCTGGCGTTGAATGTACGGGGAATGACACTCAATGTTTCTTCTGCCGTAGGATTTATTGCCCTTTTTGGGGTAGCCATTCAAAACGGAGTAATTATGATTTCGCACATTAATAACCTGCGCAAAAAGGGAGAGAGTTTATACGAGTCTGTTATATCGGGAACGCGACACCGCTTTCGTCCGGTATTAATGACAGCAACGGTGGCTGTACTAGGATTACTGCCGGCTTCGTTCTCGACCGGTATTGGCTCGGATGTGCAACGTCCGCTTGCTACAGTTATCGTATATGGGTTGCTTTTTGCAACCATAATAACCCTGTATGTTCTTCCCGCATTGTATTATATGATCGAACGTAAACAGGAAAGTAAAAGCACTAAAAAAACAAACGAGGCATGAAAAAATATGTAATTATATGTCTTTTCTTTATTTCTTGTGTTGTATGTAAGGCCCAAACTTCTGTCCAGCCAATTACATATTCGCAATACATGGAAAAGGTAAACTCAGGAAACCTTGGGTATGCTGCCGAAAAACTAAACGTAAGTATTTCGGTAGCCGAAGCTGCTGCTGCCAATGTGTATAATGATCCGCAGCTTTCTGTCGAATACTTCAATAACGAACAACATAAAAAGAAAATGGGATACGGAGGTTCGGTCGGACTTTCCCAAACCGTTTCGTTTGGCAAGCGAAGCGCCGCAGTAGGGCTAGCTCGCAGCGAAAGTGAACTTACGAAAGCACTCTTATGCGATTACTTTCGCAATCTTCGGGCAGAAGCAACCATAACCTATCTGGATGCGTTAAAACAGAATCAGTTGTATGAAGTTAAGCGTAATGCTTATCAGAATATTCATCAGCTGGCTCAATCGGATAGTGTAAGGCATTCGCTTGGAAAAATAATGGAAATAGATGCTATTCAGAGTAAGCTGGAAGCAGGTATTATCTACAATGAGTTGATCCAGACCGAGGCTGAATTAAGCAATTCGTTTGCCTCTCTTTCGTTGCTTACAGGAACGAAGGAGCCCGGAATAATCTATCAGCCTAAAGATTCACTGCAGCTGCCTCAACGAACATTTCTATTATCGGATCTTATAAACAACGCTATTTTATCCAGGGCTGATCTTTTGGCTGCCATGCAAAACATTGATGTGGCAAAGCGAGCGCTTAAAGTAGCCCGACGGGAACGGAATATGGATGTTGATATTTCTATTGGTATCAGCCGGAATGCCCGGGTGTTGAACGAAGAAGCTCCGGCTCCTCCTTTTACAGGTGTTACTGCAGGAATTGCTATTCCTCTTCAGTTTTCAAAGTTAAACAAGGGAGCCATTCATGCTGCGCAGTACCGGGCCGAACAAGCAGACGTACAATATAATCAGGTCGTTTTACAAGTTCAGAACGAGGTTATACAATCGTATAATCAATATCAGTCGCTCGTAAAACAGGTACATCATTACGAGAACGGAATGCTTGAACAAGCCAAGCTGGTATTGGGAGGCAAAATATACAGCTACAACAGAGGTGAGGTTTCACTCCTTGAAGTTCTTAATGCCCAACGTACATACGACGAAGTGCAGACTATCTATTACGAAACGCTGTATAATTATGCTGTGGCTTTAGTAAATCTGGAGAAAAATGCAGGTATATGGGATATTGAAATATAATCCCGTACATCATTCATCTAGTTTCGGATTATTAATGATTAATATCCCAATTATTAGCTCTTTCTATATAGTATTTAGTATCTTTGTATACAAATAAGTATTCATTCAACAGCTGTGTAACAATCATTCAACAGCTACTGAATGATTGTTACACAGCTGTTGAATGATAGTTTAACAACTGAAGAATGATTATTTGTTCGCTTATTTGGTAATAAACAGTAGTATCCTTTTAATAAAAGAGAGTAGAATGAGCGCTAAGTATAAGTTGGTAAAGAGTCCGCCGGCATCGCAAAAAGAGGGGGAAAGTAGTCTGCATGCGCGAATTGTTCCGCAAGAAACGGTAAAGATTAATCAGTTGTGCGAGGAAATATCCACGATGAGCTCATTCAGTCCGGGGGATATCAAGGGTATGTTGGAATCGTTTTCGCTTTTGCTGGGCAGGCACCTGGACGGTGGGAGCAATGTGGAACTGGATGGTATCGGATACTTTTCGGTATCGCTTTCGTGTCCGCCAAACGTTACCAGCGAGAGCCAGATCCGGGCAAAATCAATCAAATTCAAAAATGTAAACTTCAGGTGTTCAACCATGTTGAAGAGGAGGCTGAAAACGATGAAACTGGAAAAGGCAACGCCTGTAAAGAAGGAATTGTTTACTCCGGAGCAACGTCAAAACCGTATTCTGTCTTATTTCAGGGAAAACCGTACATTAACAACCTCCTACTGTATGGCCATTAACCAGACTAACCGTCATGTAGCACTGGCGGATTTGAAGTTACTTATTGAAGCCGGTAAGGTTGAAAGACTGGGAAAAGGTAGAAGTGTGTTGTATATTCTAGGATCATCCGGTTTTTAGTTTATTGTAAAAACCCTACGGGACAGGCTGTATTGCGCCTACCATTAAAAACAGCCGGGTGGTTAAACGAAAGAACGTTCAACCACCCGGTTTATAGTATATCTTCTAAGATACTTTAGTAAATTGTTATTTTACTTCGCTACCGTTCTTTACTGGCTTTTCGGGCATAACCACAACCAGCTTACCATCGTTGTTCTCGGCAGAAAGAATCATTCCTTCGGATACGATACCCTTCAATTTACGTGGAGCCAGGTTGGCAATGAAGCATACCTGCTTTCCAACCAGGTCTTCCGGTGCATAGTGTTGTGCAATACCGGAAATGATGGTTCTTCCTTCCAGTCCGTCGTCAATTTTAAACTGAAGCAGCTTGTCGGCTTTGGGAACTTTTGCACACTCCAGCACTGTTCCTACGCGAATATCCAGCTTTGTGAAGTCGTCGAATTCAACATTCTCGCGAATAGGTTTAGCCTTATAGTTGGCCTCTTCGTTGGCTCTCTTGGTATCGAGGAGTTTCTGCACCTGGGCTTCAATTACACTGTCCTCGATCTTTTCGAACAACAATTCAGATTTACCCAACTGGTGACCGGCTTCTAGCAGGTCGGTATGTCCCAAACGATCCCATCCAAAAGGCTGAACATTCAACATTTTACATAATGTTACCATGCTAAAAGGAAGGAAAGGTTCGAACGCAATGGAAAGGTTGGCAGTAATCTGCAAGGCGATATTAAGGATAGTCTCCACACGCGCCATATCCGTCTTCGCCAGTTTCCAGGGTTCTGTATCGGCTAAGTATTTATTTCCGATGCGTGCCAGGTTCATGGCTTCCTTTTGTGCATCGCGGAAGCGATAGATATCCAGCAGGTTTTCGACCGAAGCCTTCACATCGGCAAAATCGGCCAGCGTTTGTTTGTCGTAATCCGTCAATTCTCCGCAAGCGGGCACCTTACCATCGAAATACTTTTCGGTAAGCACCAACGCGCGGTTTACAAAGTTACCGAAGATGGCAACCAGTTCATTATTATTACGTGCCTGGAAATCCTTCCAGGTAAAGTCATTGTCTTTTGTTTCGGGAGCATTCGCAGTAAGTACATAACGAAGCACATCCTGTTTGTTTGGCAGATCAATCAAATACTCGTTCAACCATACCGCCCAGTTACGCGACGTGGAAATCTTATCGCCCTCGAGGTTAAGAAACTCGTTGGCCGGAACGTTTTCGGGTAAGTTGAAAGTACCTTCTGCCTTTAGCATAGCAGGGAACACGATGCAGTGGAATACGATATTGTCTTTACCAATAAAGTGAACCATCTTGGTTTCCGGATCTTTCCACCAGGTTTCCCAGGTTTCGGGAAGCAGTTCTTTCGTATTGGAGATGTATCCGATGGGGGCATCGAACCAAACGTAAAGCACTTTTCCTTCGGCGCCTTCCACAGGAACGGGAATACCCCAATCCAGGTCGCGGCTAACGGCACGAGGCTGCAATCCCATATCTAACCAGGACTTGCATTGTCCGTATACATTGGACTTCCATTCTTTATGGTCTTCCAGAATCCACTGACGAAGGAACGGTTCGTGTTTATCCAAAGGCAGGTACCAGTGTTTGGTTTCGCGCATTTCGGGAACACTTCCGCTGATAGCCGATTTCGGATTAATCAAATCCGTAGCATTGAGGGATGTCCCACAAGATTCGCACTGGTCGCCATAAGCCCGCTCGTTTCCACAATGAGGGCAAGTACCTGTTATATAACGGTCGGCAAGAAATTGCTTTGCTTCCGGGTCGTAATATTGTTCGCTTGTTTTTTCTATAAACTCTCCCTTATCGTACAATTTACGAAAGAAATCGGAAGCAACCTCCCGGTGAGTTTGGGAAGTGGTACGTGAATAAATATCGAACGTTATCCCAAAATCTTCGAAAGACTTCTTAATGATGCTGTGGTAGCGATCTACTACTTCCTGAGGTGTGATACCTTCTGCCTTTGCTTTCAGGGCAATGGGTACACCGTGTTCGTCCGAACCACCTATCATTAATACTTCTTCGCCTTTCAACCGAAGGTAGCGGGCGTATATATCGGCAGGGACGTATACTCCGGCAAGGTGACCAATGTGCACCGGACCGTTAGCATACGGCAATGCCGTAGTAATCAGCGTTCTTTTAAAATTCTTTTCCATACCGTATAATCTTCATTTGAGGTGCAAAGGTAGAGAATTTTTACCAAAAAGATACAGTAACTTCCTATTTAATAGGGATTGCGGTCAAATTCATGTCGATAAAATAATTACATTCCCCATCCTTCCCTGTCCAGGTTCCTGTAATGAATAGCTTCGGCCAAATGACTTGTCTTAATGGTATCCGCTCCATCCAGATCGGCAATCGTTCGCGAAACTTTCAATATTCGGTCGTACGCCCTGGCAGATAGACTCAGCCGGGTCATGGCCTGCTTCAAAAGCTCCAGTCCGGCTGCATCTGGAACTGCAAATTGATGAAGTTGTTTGGCTTCCATCTGGGCATTGCAATAGATTCCGTCGAAGGATTCGAAACGCTTCTCCTGAATTGCCCTTGCCTTAATTACTCTTTCACGAACTTCGGCGCTGGGTTCGGAAGGTGTCTGATC is from uncultured Macellibacteroides sp. and encodes:
- a CDS encoding efflux RND transporter periplasmic adaptor subunit, with amino-acid sequence MKHTIILLLLIAAVSSCNNKQEDKISHDLIVSGDTIIVSDHSPLSEKLKTGRVKEEPYQMEFTTSCAVKAIPTNYAEIASPFAGRITKSFVRLGQKVVPGSPVFEISSPSFFETGKTYYQAKQEMELALKSLKREQDLLQNRVGVQKEKEEAEVNYELKKKDYENALASLKVYQINPDELVLGKPLIIRSPIAGEVVKNNVVLGQYMKEDAEPEAVIANLSKVWVVANVKEKDLGLIQNLKEVEVRLIAMPDKVIKGKIYHISEMLDEETRSIEVLIECENNERIMKPGMYGTVKLADSPTNAIFVPTAAILQDEDNSYVFISLGVNKYEKRKVITATSANGKTVVLSGLSSGENIVTSGAFYLIGAR
- a CDS encoding HU family DNA-binding protein, yielding MSAKYKLVKSPPASQKEGESSLHARIVPQETVKINQLCEEISTMSSFSPGDIKGMLESFSLLLGRHLDGGSNVELDGIGYFSVSLSCPPNVTSESQIRAKSIKFKNVNFRCSTMLKRRLKTMKLEKATPVKKELFTPEQRQNRILSYFRENRTLTTSYCMAINQTNRHVALADLKLLIEAGKVERLGKGRSVLYILGSSGF
- a CDS encoding CusA/CzcA family heavy metal efflux RND transporter is translated as MKKLIYIAIHRRGLMFVLFSFIAAVGYYSWTQLAIDAYPDIADVTVQVVTQVPGLAAEEIEQQISVPIERAMNGLPGLNVMRSKNTFGLSTVILVFEDGIDDYWARQRVQERLSDVELPYNAAPGLNPLTSPTGEIFRYILESKNHDLRELTDLHKWVIIPRLKQVTGVADVSNYGGITTQYQIEIDPRKMEEYGITLADITEKIEKNNINAGGSMLTHGDLSYVIRGIGLVKDLDGLGQIVVKSENGVPVYLSDIGKLKYGNLERKGVLGFADSQRDYSDGVEGIVQMLRNENPSKVLEDVHKAVDELNNGGLPEGVTIHPFMDRTDLVNTTLNTVSHTLFEGMVLVILILILFLGSWRGALLVALTIPLSLLIAFLLMHLTNIPANLLSLGAIDFGIIVDGAIVMMETILKKREKSPLQPFEEESIMTRALEVARPILFSTLIIITAYIPLFAFEHIEKKLFTPMAYTVGYALLGALAVAFFLIPGLAFMAYRKPGKVYRNRWLEKLSSVYNAQTIRIISKPKVILAPLVVILMAAGALSYTVGKDFLPPLDEGSLWIQVQLPPGISIDKSKEMGAELRKTIMKFNEVSYVMTQVGRDDEGAEAYSLSHIECGVGLKPYNTWESGKTKADLIEEMSATLQKMPGYSIGFSQPIIDMVMDQIAGAHSDLAVKIYGDDQKNARQIAQQIEHVLKRIPGAVDVAVDQEPPLPQLQIIADRDRIAQYGLNISDVTDLIELAIGGTAVSQIFVGSKSYDVICRFDEESRNTPERIGELMLTSSTGIKIPLSQVAQIKMTTGASTINREMNKRHLTVRLNLRGVDLTTFLQKANRAISKEVVYNKDQIQIKWAGQFENQHRAYSRLALVIPLALGFMLLLLFAAFGSFRQASLLMCVVPLALFGGMLALNVRGMTLNVSSAVGFIALFGVAIQNGVIMISHINNLRKKGESLYESVISGTRHRFRPVLMTATVAVLGLLPASFSTGIGSDVQRPLATVIVYGLLFATIITLYVLPALYYMIERKQESKSTKKTNEA
- the metG gene encoding methionine--tRNA ligase, whose translation is MEKNFKRTLITTALPYANGPVHIGHLAGVYVPADIYARYLRLKGEEVLMIGGSDEHGVPIALKAKAEGITPQEVVDRYHSIIKKSFEDFGITFDIYSRTTSQTHREVASDFFRKLYDKGEFIEKTSEQYYDPEAKQFLADRYITGTCPHCGNERAYGDQCESCGTSLNATDLINPKSAISGSVPEMRETKHWYLPLDKHEPFLRQWILEDHKEWKSNVYGQCKSWLDMGLQPRAVSRDLDWGIPVPVEGAEGKVLYVWFDAPIGYISNTKELLPETWETWWKDPETKMVHFIGKDNIVFHCIVFPAMLKAEGTFNLPENVPANEFLNLEGDKISTSRNWAVWLNEYLIDLPNKQDVLRYVLTANAPETKDNDFTWKDFQARNNNELVAIFGNFVNRALVLTEKYFDGKVPACGELTDYDKQTLADFADVKASVENLLDIYRFRDAQKEAMNLARIGNKYLADTEPWKLAKTDMARVETILNIALQITANLSIAFEPFLPFSMVTLCKMLNVQPFGWDRLGHTDLLEAGHQLGKSELLFEKIEDSVIEAQVQKLLDTKRANEEANYKAKPIRENVEFDDFTKLDIRVGTVLECAKVPKADKLLQFKIDDGLEGRTIISGIAQHYAPEDLVGKQVCFIANLAPRKLKGIVSEGMILSAENNDGKLVVVMPEKPVKNGSEVK
- a CDS encoding DsrE family protein encodes the protein MKLGIILETKEAEKAWNAFRFAVTAQKQGNEVKVFLMGEAVECESITEGKYNVNEQLNKFVAVNGSILACGTCLKSRQLESTEACPMSTMIDCVEMVQWADKVVTF
- a CDS encoding TolC family protein encodes the protein MKKYVIICLFFISCVVCKAQTSVQPITYSQYMEKVNSGNLGYAAEKLNVSISVAEAAAANVYNDPQLSVEYFNNEQHKKKMGYGGSVGLSQTVSFGKRSAAVGLARSESELTKALLCDYFRNLRAEATITYLDALKQNQLYEVKRNAYQNIHQLAQSDSVRHSLGKIMEIDAIQSKLEAGIIYNELIQTEAELSNSFASLSLLTGTKEPGIIYQPKDSLQLPQRTFLLSDLINNAILSRADLLAAMQNIDVAKRALKVARRERNMDVDISIGISRNARVLNEEAPAPPFTGVTAGIAIPLQFSKLNKGAIHAAQYRAEQADVQYNQVVLQVQNEVIQSYNQYQSLVKQVHHYENGMLEQAKLVLGGKIYSYNRGEVSLLEVLNAQRTYDEVQTIYYETLYNYAVALVNLEKNAGIWDIEI